A part of Bartonella quintana genomic DNA contains:
- a CDS encoding Vomp family autotransporter, translated as MRELHSRLSFFKAGSLSITLVTLLSSVSAVFALTLPMSQEVILDRKTKNDRKNICILSLSAFDGKDVLAEDGDGYVCGLDQVSGSDALDINQVGESSEKEGIALTVKREDSALKGPFSRVSGVHSVRSSSHPYTLGYEAAIFDLAETKKVAGPQSYGHYDNDSWIAFYGGRPWVNAPPLPRGAIGIGSRGAKAEESIAIGTSNINFITKAETSTSVALGSGSATRSRENPRGWDPRINDSNPSDNNPWWVSSLGEVSIGDVEKGKTRHIAGVAAGLEDTDAVNVAQLKALREWVKDNIGGMIEYDEGSKLIRIGSKRSGDKIDIKNSDGQDRVLAGVKNGEVSQGSVEAINGHQLWETNQTVAGLNGTLNNLGKNLTNYLGGGADVAQNVAPTYTIQGKQHRDVGSAFGGVDNILTDIYSKLEDLPGGGVKDQDALMWSETENAFVALHAKEGNKTNSKITYLLNGDISKASTDAINGSQLYMMSNKLAAYFGGGARYENGQWSDPTFTLHQWNSDGNFVEKNYKTVADAFGGVDTVIKDIYSKIGDLPGGGVKDQDALLWSETENAFVALHGSEGKKTNSKLKFLLDGAIEQGSSEAITGNQLYMMSNKLAAYFGGGAGYENGKWLDPTFMLHQLGPDGSVVEKSYKTVADAFGGVDSSLSNLNDRLKAVEQGASPVPPSSDSDVLHWNEEKGGYDASHKGQPGKITEVADGNIAQGSKDAVNGGQLWETNERLSGVEQKVDAIEQGIGQVVDGAVSYDRDEDGNKTNKISLQGGNAGEPVVIDNVADGKIEKGSKEAVNGGQLHDYTEQQMKVVLDDAKKYTDERIKNITVDAINDAVSQAKDYTDMKFEALNYGIEGARKEARQAAAVGLAVSNLRYNDTPGKLSIAFGSGLWRSQGAFAFGAGYASKDGKILSSGSITTSAGHWGIGAGLSLKLKS; from the coding sequence ATGAGGGAATTGCATTCAAGACTAAGTTTTTTTAAAGCGGGTTCATTAAGCATCACTCTGGTTACCCTCTTATCGAGTGTATCGGCTGTTTTTGCTTTGACTTTACCTATGAGCCAGGAAGTTATTTTGGATCGTAAGACTAAGAATGATCGTAAGAATATTTGTATTCTTTCTCTAAGTGCTTTTGATGGCAAGGATGTTTTGGCAGAAGATGGTGATGGTTATGTTTGTGGTTTAGATCAGGTTTCTGGGTCTGATGCGTTAGATATCAACCAAGTTGGGGAAAGTTCAGAGAAAGAGGGTATTGCGCTTACGGTAAAGAGAGAGGATAGCGCTTTGAAGGGGCCTTTCTCTAGAGTTTCTGGTGTTCATTCTGTTAGGAGCAGTTCCCATCCCTATACGCTAGGTTATGAGGCAGCAATATTTGATCTAGCTGAAACAAAAAAAGTTGCAGGACCACAATCCTATGGGCATTATGATAATGATTCATGGATTGCTTTTTATGGGGGCAGACCCTGGGTAAATGCCCCTCCGTTGCCTCGTGGGGCGATTGGAATAGGATCGCGCGGCGCCAAGGCTGAGGAATCTATCGCTATAGGTACTAGCAACATTAACTTTATAACTAAGGCTGAGACTTCTACAAGTGTAGCTCTAGGTTCTGGTTCTGCGACTAGATCGAGAGAGAATCCCAGGGGTTGGGATCCTCGAATAAATGATTCTAATCCCAGCGATAATAATCCGTGGTGGGTGTCTTCTCTGGGTGAGGTCAGCATTGGTGATGTTGAGAAAGGTAAAACCCGACATATAGCAGGAGTGGCGGCAGGTTTGGAAGACACCGATGCAGTCAATGTCGCACAGCTAAAAGCGTTAAGAGAGTGGGTAAAAGACAATATAGGGGGGATGATTGAGTACGATGAAGGTTCTAAGCTTATTCGTATTGGTTCAAAGCGCTCGGGAGACAAAATAGATATTAAAAATAGCGATGGGCAAGATCGAGTTTTGGCTGGAGTGAAGAACGGGGAGGTTTCTCAGGGGTCAGTTGAGGCAATAAATGGTCATCAACTTTGGGAAACCAATCAAACAGTTGCGGGTCTAAATGGAACTTTAAACAATCTAGGTAAGAATCTCACAAACTATTTAGGTGGTGGTGCAGATGTGGCTCAGAATGTTGCACCAACTTACACTATTCAGGGCAAACAGCATCGTGATGTTGGTTCTGCTTTTGGTGGTGTTGATAACATACTCACAGATATTTATAGTAAACTTGAGGATTTGCCTGGTGGAGGCGTTAAGGATCAAGATGCCTTAATGTGGAGCGAGACTGAGAATGCCTTTGTTGCACTTCATGCAAAAGAGGGAAACAAAACGAACAGTAAGATTACCTATCTTTTGAACGGTGACATTAGTAAAGCTTCAACAGATGCCATAAATGGTTCTCAGCTTTATATGATGAGCAATAAGCTTGCTGCTTATTTTGGTGGCGGTGCTAGATATGAGAATGGTCAGTGGTCGGATCCAACATTTACGCTTCACCAATGGAATTCTGATGGCAATTTTGTTGAGAAGAACTATAAGACTGTAGCGGATGCTTTTGGTGGTGTTGATACGGTTATCAAGGATATTTATAGTAAAATTGGGGATTTGCCTGGTGGGGGCGTTAAGGATCAAGATGCCTTATTGTGGAGCGAGACTGAGAATGCTTTTGTTGCGCTTCATGGGTCGGAAGGAAAGAAGACGAATAGCAAGCTGAAGTTTCTCTTAGATGGTGCCATTGAGCAAGGGTCGAGTGAAGCGATTACGGGTAATCAGCTTTATATGATGAGCAATAAGCTTGCTGCTTATTTTGGTGGCGGTGCTGGATATGAGAATGGGAAGTGGTTGGATCCAACATTTATGCTTCACCAATTGGGTCCTGATGGCAGTGTTGTTGAGAAGAGCTATAAGACTGTAGCGGATGCTTTTGGTGGTGTTGATAGCAGTTTGTCTAATCTCAATGATCGTTTGAAGGCTGTTGAACAAGGGGCATCTCCGGTACCTCCGTCTTCTGATTCTGATGTGTTACATTGGAATGAAGAGAAGGGCGGGTATGATGCGAGCCATAAGGGTCAACCTGGTAAGATTACGGAAGTAGCTGATGGTAATATTGCGCAAGGTTCGAAAGATGCAGTCAATGGTGGACAGCTTTGGGAAACCAATGAACGTCTCTCTGGTGTTGAACAAAAGGTTGATGCTATTGAGCAAGGGATTGGTCAGGTTGTTGATGGTGCTGTTAGCTATGACCGAGATGAGGATGGGAATAAAACGAATAAAATCAGTTTACAAGGTGGTAATGCTGGTGAACCTGTAGTGATTGATAATGTTGCGGATGGGAAGATAGAGAAGGGTTCGAAAGAAGCAGTGAATGGTGGTCAGTTGCATGACTATACGGAACAACAGATGAAGGTTGTTCTTGATGATGCGAAAAAATATACGGATGAACGTATCAAGAATATCACTGTTGATGCCATTAATGATGCTGTTTCTCAGGCTAAAGACTATACAGATATGAAGTTTGAGGCTTTAAATTATGGTATTGAGGGTGCCCGGAAAGAAGCGAGGCAAGCAGCGGCTGTAGGTTTAGCGGTATCTAACTTACGTTACAATGATACACCTGGAAAATTAAGCATTGCATTTGGGAGCGGCTTATGGCGTAGTCAAGGTGCATTTGCCTTTGGTGCAGGTTATGCATCTAAAGATGGTAAGATCCTTTCTAGTGGGTCGATAACGACTTCTGCTGGTCATTGGGGAATCGGTGCGGGGCTAAGCTTAAAACTAAAATCATGA
- a CDS encoding invasion associated locus B family protein, whose product MMRNQIIIVVFLFASILLGKGNSFADENNSAYTVHPPQLSVPKGELGETRRIIMQFYYWTLICDEKQKFKQGVCNVTQTVHDQEDNTIFSWSLVSTKNGQAVMLFRTLPNTDTNVPIRMFIEGVKKPFLIRYTQCDEEVCLAQLLVGPVFSKQIEQNKEARISYKVKEGKVFSFIVPFKGLSAALYSLQR is encoded by the coding sequence ATGATGAGAAATCAAATTATTATTGTAGTTTTTTTATTTGCCTCTATTTTATTAGGCAAGGGTAATAGTTTTGCTGATGAAAACAATAGTGCTTATACAGTGCATCCACCACAATTATCTGTTCCTAAGGGAGAACTTGGTGAAACACGTCGAATCATTATGCAATTTTATTATTGGACGTTGATTTGCGATGAAAAACAAAAGTTTAAGCAAGGTGTATGTAATGTGACTCAAACTGTTCATGATCAGGAAGATAATACTATTTTTAGTTGGTCTCTTGTTTCTACGAAAAATGGTCAAGCAGTAATGCTCTTTCGAACATTGCCAAATACTGATACAAATGTCCCTATTCGAATGTTTATTGAAGGCGTTAAAAAGCCTTTCCTCATTCGTTATACGCAATGTGATGAAGAGGTCTGCTTAGCACAATTGCTTGTAGGACCAGTTTTTAGTAAACAAATAGAGCAGAATAAAGAAGCACGTATTTCCTATAAAGTTAAAGAGGGAAAGGTATTTTCTTTTATTGTGCCATTTAAAGGGCTGAGTGCAGCACTTTATTCTCTACAACGATAG
- a CDS encoding RlmE family RNA methyltransferase, whose translation MKKTRKTPTGGYGGSGSHKLYQRVKKKAGTIKASSRRWLERHLNDPYVHQSKIDGYRSRAAYKLIEMNERYKFLKKGQKIIDLGAAPGGWCQVAQRIVGSSDEKPSVVGIDYLPVVPLPGVIMLEMDFLHTDAPQKLIDALGTKPDVVLSDMAAPTIGHRQTDYLRTIYLCEVAADFALSVLKSGGHFLVKAFQGGAENTLLTTLKQNFKTVHHVKPPASRTESVELYLLALEFKAKTEVK comes from the coding sequence ATGAAAAAAACGAGAAAAACACCGACTGGCGGATACGGGGGCTCAGGATCGCATAAATTATATCAGCGCGTAAAGAAGAAAGCAGGAACCATTAAAGCATCTTCGCGGCGATGGTTAGAAAGGCATCTGAACGATCCTTATGTTCATCAGTCGAAAATAGATGGTTATCGTTCGCGTGCGGCCTATAAACTCATCGAAATGAATGAGCGCTATAAATTTCTCAAAAAAGGTCAAAAAATCATTGATCTGGGAGCGGCGCCGGGGGGATGGTGTCAGGTGGCTCAGCGTATTGTAGGGTCAAGTGATGAAAAGCCTAGTGTGGTTGGCATTGATTATTTGCCTGTTGTTCCATTGCCTGGGGTTATAATGCTGGAAATGGATTTTTTGCATACAGATGCACCGCAGAAATTGATTGATGCTTTAGGGACAAAGCCAGATGTAGTGCTTTCTGATATGGCCGCACCAACAATAGGACATCGTCAGACAGATTATTTAAGAACGATTTATTTATGTGAAGTCGCTGCTGATTTTGCTCTTTCTGTTCTCAAGTCTGGAGGGCATTTTTTAGTAAAGGCCTTTCAAGGTGGGGCAGAAAACACCCTTCTTACGACATTGAAACAGAACTTTAAAACAGTCCATCATGTTAAACCACCTGCAAGCCGGACAGAATCAGTGGAGCTTTATCTTCTAGCACTCGAATTTAAGGCAAAAACAGAAGTAAAATAA
- the obgE gene encoding GTPase ObgE, with the protein MKFLDQAKVYIRSGNGGAGAVSFRREKFIEFGGPDGGDGGRGGDVWALVVDGLNTLIDYRYQQHFRAKTGGHGKGRNMTGEKGDDIILKVPVGTQIFEEDNTTLICDLTEVGQRYRLAKGGNGGFGNLHFMNSTNQAPRRANPGLVGEERTLWLRLKLIADAGLIGLPNAGKSTFLASVTAAKPKVADYPFTTLYPHLGVARIDAREFVLADIPGLIEGAHEGIGLGDRFLGHIERCCVLFHLISAQEEDVAKAYQIVRNELKAYGNNLSDKTEIVAISQIDTLTLEERKVKQEVLQRVTGKSVMMFSAVSGESLEAMLRVGAHMIEMVRKEGVDRDVRTD; encoded by the coding sequence ATGAAATTTCTTGATCAAGCTAAAGTTTATATTCGTTCTGGTAATGGAGGAGCAGGGGCTGTATCATTTCGTCGTGAAAAGTTCATTGAATTTGGAGGTCCTGATGGGGGGGATGGAGGACGTGGTGGTGATGTTTGGGCTCTCGTTGTAGATGGGCTTAATACACTGATTGACTATCGCTACCAGCAACATTTTAGAGCAAAAACAGGGGGGCACGGCAAGGGGCGGAATATGACCGGTGAAAAGGGTGATGATATTATCCTTAAAGTACCGGTTGGGACGCAAATTTTTGAAGAAGATAATACAACATTAATCTGTGATTTAACGGAAGTTGGACAACGTTATCGTCTTGCAAAAGGAGGGAATGGCGGTTTTGGGAATCTCCATTTTATGAACTCTACAAATCAGGCACCTCGCCGTGCAAATCCCGGTTTGGTTGGAGAAGAGCGCACACTTTGGCTTCGTTTGAAGTTGATTGCTGATGCAGGGCTTATTGGTTTGCCGAATGCTGGAAAGTCAACCTTTTTAGCGTCAGTAACGGCAGCAAAGCCAAAAGTTGCAGATTATCCTTTTACCACTTTATATCCTCATCTTGGTGTTGCACGCATTGATGCTCGTGAATTTGTTTTGGCTGATATTCCTGGTTTGATTGAAGGGGCACATGAAGGCATTGGGCTCGGAGACCGTTTCTTGGGGCATATAGAACGTTGTTGCGTTTTATTTCATTTGATTTCTGCTCAAGAAGAAGATGTGGCAAAAGCATATCAGATTGTGCGTAATGAACTTAAGGCGTACGGAAATAATCTGAGTGATAAGACTGAAATTGTAGCGATAAGTCAGATAGATACTCTCACTCTTGAAGAACGTAAAGTCAAACAAGAGGTTTTACAAAGAGTGACGGGTAAATCTGTAATGATGTTTTCTGCGGTCAGTGGTGAGAGTTTAGAAGCTATGTTGCGTGTTGGTGCACATATGATTGAAATGGTACGCAAAGAAGGTGTCGATAGGGATGTCAGGACTGATTAA
- the proB gene encoding glutamate 5-kinase, with amino-acid sequence MSGLIKTAGLQKLAHYKRIVVKIGSALLVEPQTGLRAEWLKSLINDVAKLHQKGVEILLVSSGAIALGRTLLRLPRGVLKLEESQACAALGQIELAKTYGDALAQYGLKTGQILLTLLDTEERRRYLNARATINVLLRFGAVPVINENDTVATSEIRYGDNDRLAARVATMMGADLLILLSDIDGLYTKSPHRDPTAEFIPFITSITSDIEKMADVAASELSRGGMKTKLDAGKIANSAGTAMVITSGKRMNPLAAIDRGERRSFFAASEKPVNAWKTWISGHLGPSGILTIDPGAAKALESGKSLLAAGVIAVDGMFHRGDTVAIVDTKGVEIARGLVSYGKNEAVRIMGRKREEIESILGYEARSAMVHRNDMVLRCLTDST; translated from the coding sequence ATGTCAGGACTGATTAAGACAGCTGGATTGCAAAAACTTGCGCACTATAAACGTATTGTGGTAAAAATTGGATCTGCGCTTTTGGTTGAGCCTCAGACAGGTTTACGAGCTGAATGGCTTAAAAGTTTGATAAATGATGTTGCCAAGTTGCATCAAAAAGGCGTTGAGATTTTATTAGTGTCTTCAGGGGCTATTGCCTTAGGGAGAACGTTGCTCCGTCTTCCTAGAGGTGTTTTGAAATTGGAAGAAAGTCAGGCATGTGCTGCTTTGGGGCAAATTGAATTAGCAAAAACCTATGGTGATGCGCTTGCTCAATATGGATTAAAAACTGGTCAGATTTTGCTCACTCTATTGGATACGGAAGAGCGACGGCGTTATCTCAATGCGCGTGCTACGATTAATGTGCTTTTACGTTTTGGAGCAGTGCCTGTTATTAATGAGAATGATACTGTTGCAACAAGTGAAATTCGTTATGGTGATAATGATCGTTTAGCAGCCCGTGTGGCGACGATGATGGGTGCGGATCTTTTAATACTTTTATCAGATATTGATGGTCTTTATACGAAGTCTCCTCATCGTGATCCAACAGCTGAATTTATTCCTTTTATTACATCAATTACAAGTGATATCGAAAAAATGGCAGACGTTGCTGCTTCAGAGCTTTCACGGGGAGGAATGAAGACTAAGCTTGATGCCGGAAAAATAGCAAATTCTGCTGGAACAGCAATGGTTATTACTTCAGGCAAGCGCATGAATCCTCTTGCAGCGATTGATAGAGGGGAACGCAGAAGTTTTTTTGCTGCCAGTGAAAAGCCTGTTAATGCTTGGAAAACATGGATTTCTGGTCATTTAGGTCCGTCTGGTATTTTAACGATTGATCCGGGAGCAGCTAAGGCTCTTGAATCAGGAAAATCCTTATTAGCTGCAGGAGTTATAGCGGTTGATGGGATGTTTCATCGTGGAGATACGGTTGCAATTGTTGATACAAAGGGCGTTGAGATTGCTCGTGGGCTTGTGAGTTATGGCAAAAATGAAGCTGTACGCATTATGGGGCGTAAAAGAGAAGAAATCGAGTCTATTCTTGGGTATGAAGCGCGTTCTGCTATGGTGCATCGTAATGATATGGTTTTACGCTGCTTGACCGATTCTACTTAA
- a CDS encoding glutamate-5-semialdehyde dehydrogenase: protein MTLEEQMKDMGQKARHAAALLAVMSSEQKNKALEMIALSLEAQSAEILQANHQDLVNAAQNNLNVAMVDRLKLDKVRLCAIIDSVRQVACLPDPVGQVMSEWTRPNGLHIRRVRTPLGVIGIIYESRPSVTIDASTLCLKSGNAAILRGGSDSFHSAHALHSALVKGLEEAGLPQDAIQMVGTKDRDVVGEMLKGLDGAIDVIVPRGGKDLVARVQSDARVPIFAHLEGLCHIYIDQSANLDMARNIVLNAKLRRTGICGAVETVLIDRQALKKFLPVLTALQEKGCEIRATEDIVFLLSDVKLASEEDWSQEYLDAILSVKTVEGIEGAIAHIRRYSSGHTESIIAEDMKVVKIFFNCLDSAILLHNASTQFADGGEFGFGAEIGIATGKMHARGPVGVEQLTSFQYHVKGNGQVRS, encoded by the coding sequence ATGACTTTAGAAGAACAGATGAAGGACATGGGGCAAAAAGCACGTCATGCTGCTGCGCTGCTGGCAGTTATGTCTTCTGAACAAAAGAACAAGGCGTTGGAAATGATAGCTTTGAGTTTAGAAGCTCAGTCAGCTGAAATTTTACAGGCTAATCATCAAGATTTAGTGAACGCTGCTCAGAATAATTTGAATGTAGCGATGGTTGATCGGCTTAAGTTGGATAAAGTGCGTTTGTGTGCAATCATAGACAGTGTACGCCAAGTTGCTTGTTTGCCTGATCCTGTTGGTCAAGTGATGAGTGAGTGGACACGTCCAAATGGGCTTCATATTCGTCGCGTTCGTACACCTCTTGGTGTGATTGGTATTATTTATGAGAGTCGGCCAAGTGTGACGATTGATGCGAGTACTTTGTGCTTAAAATCTGGAAATGCTGCAATTTTACGTGGTGGTTCGGATAGTTTTCATTCTGCACATGCACTTCATTCAGCATTGGTGAAAGGATTAGAGGAAGCCGGTTTACCTCAAGATGCCATTCAAATGGTTGGAACGAAAGATCGCGATGTCGTTGGAGAAATGCTCAAGGGATTGGATGGAGCGATTGATGTGATCGTACCTCGTGGTGGAAAAGACCTTGTTGCACGCGTCCAATCTGATGCACGTGTTCCGATTTTTGCGCATTTAGAAGGGCTCTGTCATATTTATATTGATCAATCGGCCAATTTAGATATGGCGCGTAATATTGTTTTAAATGCAAAGTTGCGGCGGACAGGTATATGTGGTGCTGTTGAGACAGTTCTCATTGACCGTCAGGCATTAAAAAAATTTCTTCCTGTTCTGACTGCTTTACAAGAGAAGGGCTGTGAAATTCGTGCAACAGAAGATATTGTTTTTCTTCTGTCAGACGTCAAATTAGCTTCTGAAGAAGATTGGTCGCAGGAATATCTTGATGCAATTCTTTCTGTCAAAACAGTTGAAGGGATTGAGGGAGCTATTGCGCATATTCGACGTTATTCATCGGGGCATACGGAATCGATTATTGCTGAGGATATGAAGGTGGTAAAAATATTTTTTAATTGTTTGGATTCAGCTATTTTGCTTCATAATGCATCTACACAATTTGCCGATGGAGGTGAATTTGGTTTTGGGGCGGAAATCGGTATCGCAACAGGAAAAATGCATGCGCGTGGTCCCGTAGGTGTTGAACAACTGACATCATTTCAGTATCATGTTAAAGGAAATGGACAGGTTAGGTCTTGA
- a CDS encoding nicotinate-nucleotide adenylyltransferase, which produces MPYVERSNVVGLLGGSFNPPHTGHLLVAKTAIRRLCLDQLWWIVTPGNPLKDCTELPSLDERMRLSFKLIDHPKIRVTGFEQAIGSAVSIKTISHILTHCPGVHFLWVMGSDSLATIHHWYRWRDIISMLPIAIIDRPFMHMPALSSPMAHIYRSFRLDERKSIQLPFMKPPAWTYLHGPLSFQSSTNLRLKENDFS; this is translated from the coding sequence ATGCCATACGTTGAAAGATCCAATGTTGTGGGTCTTTTGGGTGGGTCTTTTAATCCACCGCACACAGGGCATCTTCTTGTTGCAAAAACTGCAATTCGGCGTTTATGTCTTGATCAGTTATGGTGGATAGTAACTCCGGGAAATCCCTTAAAAGATTGTACAGAGTTACCATCTTTAGATGAGAGAATGCGCTTAAGTTTTAAACTCATTGATCATCCAAAGATTCGTGTAACAGGTTTTGAGCAGGCTATAGGTAGCGCAGTATCAATAAAGACGATTTCCCATATTCTTACGCACTGCCCCGGGGTGCATTTTTTGTGGGTTATGGGTTCAGATAGTTTGGCAACAATTCATCATTGGTATCGGTGGCGTGATATCATATCTATGCTTCCTATTGCGATTATCGATCGTCCTTTTATGCATATGCCAGCACTTTCTTCTCCTATGGCGCACATTTACCGTTCTTTTCGTTTAGATGAGAGAAAAAGTATACAGTTACCTTTTATGAAACCACCAGCTTGGACTTATTTGCATGGGCCTCTCTCTTTTCAGTCTTCAACGAATCTGCGTTTAAAGGAGAATGATTTTTCTTGA
- a CDS encoding murein hydrolase activator EnvC family protein: MVRQMKKILHRKMQCLCEEYAIFVVLFLSMGFCLSVSHAEDKLRSTEAHKALGEIRQSISILRERAVFLAREVERLKKDQHTLSAALIKAAKEERTLANDIAEREKKLEKMIEKRAQVHQSLKSRRAEFGEVLAILERMGLNPPPALMVRPEDVLASVRSSVLLGAVIPQMQEKTRTLTENLKELTNLSNSITREYKALKTKMQNQAEQRKRLELLLDKKAKLQKRSEEELTEQQQKNIALAKKAQSLEELILELDRQSKLNADESIQVRKSLQLLEQYDFESRKGSLLFPVLGKKIQHINNSSQITRFGEMIETESEAVIIAPADALVAFAGPFRSYGQLIILNVGNGYHIVLIGMSRINVTQGQFVLSGEPLGMMGMQFIANSVALDIGKTAPMLYIEFRKQGKPVNPTPWWQSEKTKRNQNDS; this comes from the coding sequence ATGGTTAGGCAAATGAAGAAGATTCTTCATAGAAAGATGCAATGTTTATGTGAAGAATACGCGATATTTGTTGTGCTGTTCTTGAGTATGGGGTTTTGCTTGTCTGTATCGCATGCAGAAGATAAACTAAGGAGTACAGAAGCACATAAAGCGTTGGGAGAAATTCGCCAAAGTATTTCTATTTTGCGTGAGCGTGCTGTTTTTCTTGCTCGTGAAGTTGAGCGTTTAAAAAAAGATCAACACACTTTAAGCGCTGCACTCATAAAAGCTGCTAAAGAAGAACGTACGTTAGCAAATGATATTGCTGAAAGGGAAAAAAAGCTTGAAAAAATGATAGAGAAGCGGGCACAAGTTCATCAAAGTTTAAAAAGCCGTCGTGCTGAATTTGGCGAAGTTCTTGCTATTTTAGAACGGATGGGGTTGAACCCACCTCCTGCTCTTATGGTACGACCTGAAGATGTGTTAGCTTCTGTGCGTAGTTCTGTTTTATTAGGGGCTGTCATACCTCAAATGCAAGAGAAAACACGGACTTTAACAGAGAACCTCAAGGAATTGACCAATTTAAGCAATTCAATTACAAGGGAGTATAAGGCTTTAAAGACTAAAATGCAAAATCAAGCAGAGCAGCGAAAGCGTTTAGAGCTTTTATTAGATAAAAAAGCCAAACTACAAAAAAGATCGGAAGAAGAACTTACAGAGCAGCAACAAAAAAATATTGCTCTTGCTAAAAAAGCGCAGTCTTTGGAAGAATTGATTTTAGAACTTGATCGTCAGTCGAAGCTTAATGCTGATGAATCAATACAGGTACGAAAAAGTTTACAATTGTTAGAGCAGTACGATTTCGAAAGTCGAAAAGGTTCTTTACTTTTTCCTGTTTTAGGAAAAAAAATTCAACACATTAATAATAGTTCGCAGATTACGCGCTTTGGTGAAATGATTGAAACAGAATCAGAAGCTGTTATTATAGCACCTGCTGATGCTCTTGTTGCTTTTGCTGGACCCTTTCGTTCTTACGGACAGTTAATTATTCTGAATGTTGGAAATGGTTACCATATTGTTCTTATTGGGATGTCGAGAATCAACGTAACACAGGGGCAATTCGTTCTTTCAGGTGAGCCTCTGGGTATGATGGGAATGCAATTTATTGCAAACAGTGTTGCATTGGATATAGGCAAAACTGCTCCAATGCTTTACATTGAGTTTAGAAAGCAGGGAAAACCTGTGAATCCAACTCCTTGGTGGCAGAGTGAAAAAACGAAAAGGAACCAAAATGATTCGTAA
- a CDS encoding S41 family peptidase — MIRKVILLVAGVLLGASSMIMVQSVAANNEGDTYQQLSLFGDIFERVRMQYVTVPDDKKLIENAINGMLTSLDPHSSYMNAEEAKDMWDSTKGEFGGLGIEVTMEKNLVKVVSPMDDTPASKAGILAGDLISKIDGVQTNGQTLNEAVKRMRGAPGTPITLTIIRSGVDKPLEIKVVRDIIKVKAVKYRVEDDIGYLRLIRFSEQTFGDLQTAIKDIQSKIPQDKLKGYVLDLRLNPGGLFNQAVNVSSAFLNKGEIVSTRGRKKNDVVRFDAKPGDIINGKPLIVLINGGSASASEIVAGALQDHRRATILGTQSFGKGSVQTVIPLGENGALRLTTALYYTPAGTSIQGTGITPDIIVEQPLPEQYKDYDVKLGESELKGHIKGKQESNKGSGSAAFVPKDPKDDTQLSEAYKLLRGEMAHAAFPPDPNKNVLKKDVLK, encoded by the coding sequence ATGATTCGTAAAGTTATTCTTTTGGTCGCTGGGGTATTACTTGGCGCCAGTTCAATGATTATGGTGCAGTCTGTTGCTGCGAACAATGAAGGTGATACTTATCAACAGCTGTCCCTATTTGGCGATATCTTTGAACGAGTACGTATGCAATATGTGACGGTTCCAGATGATAAAAAGCTTATTGAAAATGCTATCAATGGCATGCTCACATCACTTGATCCCCATTCATCTTATATGAATGCTGAAGAAGCCAAGGATATGTGGGATTCTACGAAGGGAGAATTTGGGGGCCTTGGTATTGAGGTGACCATGGAAAAAAACTTAGTTAAAGTTGTTTCTCCAATGGATGATACACCGGCTTCAAAAGCAGGTATTTTGGCAGGGGATCTCATTTCAAAAATTGATGGTGTACAGACGAATGGTCAAACATTGAATGAAGCTGTCAAGAGGATGCGGGGTGCTCCTGGAACACCAATTACATTGACGATTATTCGTTCTGGTGTTGATAAGCCGCTTGAGATTAAGGTTGTTCGTGATATCATCAAGGTTAAGGCAGTGAAATACCGGGTTGAAGATGATATTGGCTATTTAAGACTCATCCGATTTTCTGAACAGACTTTTGGAGATCTTCAGACTGCAATTAAAGATATTCAGTCTAAAATTCCTCAAGATAAATTGAAAGGGTATGTTCTTGATTTGCGACTTAATCCTGGAGGGCTATTCAACCAGGCTGTAAATGTCTCCAGTGCTTTTCTCAATAAAGGCGAGATTGTATCAACCCGCGGGCGCAAAAAGAATGATGTGGTAAGATTTGATGCTAAGCCAGGGGATATCATCAATGGAAAGCCGCTTATTGTACTCATTAATGGTGGTTCAGCAAGCGCTTCTGAAATTGTCGCAGGTGCGCTACAAGATCATCGTCGTGCTACAATTTTAGGCACACAATCTTTTGGCAAGGGATCTGTTCAAACGGTTATCCCCTTAGGTGAAAATGGTGCTTTACGCTTAACAACAGCACTCTATTATACGCCGGCTGGAACTTCAATTCAAGGAACTGGGATCACACCTGATATTATTGTAGAGCAACCATTGCCTGAACAATATAAAGATTACGATGTAAAGCTTGGTGAATCTGAGTTAAAAGGGCATATCAAAGGAAAACAAGAGAGCAATAAAGGGTCTGGTTCAGCCGCTTTTGTTCCGAAAGATCCTAAGGATGATACTCAATTGAGTGAGGCTTATAAGCTTTTACGGGGTGAAATGGCACATGCAGCATTTCCACCAGATCCCAATAAGAATGTTTTAAAAAAGGATGTCTTAAAGTAA